In the genome of Cyanobacterium sp. T60_A2020_053, one region contains:
- a CDS encoding (2Fe-2S) ferredoxin domain-containing protein: protein MGAFNPWVTPLNLLTRETLITGGALEYEDFLCDVDTLGCLLYTLFQEHWQDTQVGHVVEGSVLELELTKPPKVCIIYDGYLTVMTESWHLHLCLEENSGGPDGKTPLSLRQQRVVNRASFYRRFNEKNQPRSWGIQFWNGAGEKMMNIFLPNPFVDEDDNLLPENKPNLAKLALYEELRDIYVLGKKPIPYSANPLKKPYISVCRGGRCNPGQVWQPIFDTLQEEVEKAEIDVTVKTSGCLEVCKMGAVVFYSGDKTWYTRVTPEVAKEIVKQHLGEGEKITEHIYPAIYTK, encoded by the coding sequence ATGGGCGCTTTTAATCCTTGGGTTACACCGCTTAATTTGTTAACCAGAGAGACTTTAATTACGGGAGGGGCGCTGGAATATGAAGATTTCCTTTGTGATGTGGATACTTTGGGATGTTTATTATACACTTTATTTCAAGAGCATTGGCAAGATACCCAAGTGGGTCATGTGGTGGAAGGTAGTGTTTTAGAGTTAGAGTTAACTAAACCGCCGAAAGTTTGTATTATCTACGACGGTTATTTAACGGTGATGACGGAATCTTGGCATTTACACCTGTGTTTAGAGGAAAATAGTGGCGGACCAGATGGCAAAACTCCCCTATCATTAAGGCAACAAAGAGTTGTTAATCGGGCTTCTTTTTATCGCCGTTTTAATGAAAAAAATCAGCCTCGTAGTTGGGGTATTCAATTTTGGAATGGTGCTGGGGAAAAAATGATGAATATTTTTTTACCTAATCCTTTCGTTGATGAAGATGATAATTTATTACCTGAAAATAAACCAAATTTAGCTAAGTTGGCTTTATATGAGGAGTTGAGGGATATTTATGTCCTGGGTAAAAAACCGATTCCCTATAGCGCTAATCCTCTGAAAAAACCTTATATCTCAGTATGTAGAGGAGGGCGCTGTAATCCGGGGCAAGTTTGGCAACCAATTTTTGATACGTTACAAGAGGAAGTCGAAAAAGCAGAAATTGATGTGACAGTGAAAACTTCAGGCTGTTTGGAGGTGTGTAAGATGGGCGCTGTGGTTTTTTATTCAGGAGATAAAACTTGGTACACAAGAGTTACACCAGAGGTGGCTAAGGAGATTGTTAAGCAACATTTAGGGGAGGGTGAAAAAATCACTGAGCATATTTACCCGGCTATTTATACCAAATAG
- a CDS encoding Uma2 family endonuclease — protein MKTLTIDCQSLNISNEQFYQLCLNNRNLKFEKNYQGELLIMTPVGDISSNRNAGIIAQLWLWNNQDKSGIVFDSSAGFILPNNAIRSPDASWISLAKWQLIPDVEKEKFAHICPDFVIELMSPSDNLKTTQDKMKEYMDNGTRLGWLINRKNHQVEIYRENQTTEILDYPPTLSGENILVDFTLDLELIW, from the coding sequence ATGAAAACCTTAACTATTGACTGCCAATCTTTAAATATTAGCAACGAACAATTTTATCAATTATGCCTTAATAATCGTAATCTTAAATTTGAAAAAAACTATCAAGGAGAATTATTAATTATGACTCCAGTGGGAGATATAAGCAGTAATCGAAATGCCGGAATTATTGCTCAATTATGGTTATGGAATAATCAAGATAAATCAGGTATCGTTTTTGACTCTTCTGCTGGTTTTATATTACCAAATAATGCCATTAGATCACCAGATGCTTCTTGGATTTCCTTAGCGAAATGGCAATTAATTCCCGACGTAGAAAAAGAAAAATTTGCTCATATTTGTCCTGACTTTGTTATCGAATTGATGTCACCTAGTGATAACCTCAAAACTACTCAAGACAAGATGAAAGAATATATGGACAATGGCACTAGATTAGGTTGGTTAATTAATCGTAAAAATCACCAAGTTGAAATTTATCGAGAGAATCAAACTACAGAAATTCTAGATTATCCTCCAACTTTATCGGGAGAAAACATCCTAGTTGATTTTACTTTAGATTTAGAATTAATTTGGTAA
- a CDS encoding glutamine synthetase III → MSGNSSRVQAIYQITNREIKPFNTPKRLEEMWAKDVFTLSKMQECLPKEVFKSLKKTIQTGETLDISIADVVATAMRDWAISKKALYYAHVFYPLTNSTAEKHDGFVSVQGDGSVISEFAGKVLVKGEPDGSSFPNGGIRSTFEARGYTAWDVTSPAYVMETDNGVTLCIPTVFISWTGEALDKKTPLLRSNRALNKAGQRVLKLLGHDKIAPISSSCGAEQEYFLVDSNFAHSRPDLLLAGRTLFGRPPAKGQEFDDHYFGAIPERVQVFMQDVEESMYRLGIPAKTRHNEVAPGQFELAPFFESANVATDHQQLTMTILRKMAKKHGFICLLHEKPFAGINGSGKHVNWSVGNATQGNLLDPGDTPHANAQFLVFCGAIIRGVHKYGKLLRAVVATASNDHRLGANEAPPAIMSVYLGSQLEDVYEQIRQGEITGSKGAGVMNIGIDTLPEFPKDPGDRNRTSPFAFTGNRFEFRAVGSGQSVAGPLVAMNTILADSLGWVADQLEAKLAEGVDLNVAIQAVLKEIMEKHGNAVFGGNGYSPEWHKMAVEERGLANLPTTADALPCLRTKEIEELFERTGVLSPVELESRFEVYGEQYILSLEVEAKLVISMAKTIIYPAAVSYLEKLTSTVASLKGIGIQLDTESIRKVADLTNGMMAEVNKLSDALAKHDFPDTEAKMKYFAQNVLPIMGEVRKFADGLEGEIADELWSLPTYQEMLFIK, encoded by the coding sequence ATGAGCGGAAATAGTTCAAGGGTTCAGGCAATTTACCAAATCACTAATCGAGAAATAAAGCCTTTCAATACCCCCAAACGGTTAGAAGAAATGTGGGCAAAAGATGTTTTTACCCTTAGTAAAATGCAAGAATGTCTGCCCAAAGAAGTATTTAAGTCTTTGAAAAAAACCATTCAAACCGGTGAAACCCTAGATATATCTATCGCTGATGTGGTTGCGACGGCCATGCGTGATTGGGCAATCTCCAAAAAAGCTCTTTATTACGCCCACGTTTTCTATCCTCTCACCAATTCTACAGCAGAAAAACATGATGGGTTTGTTTCTGTGCAAGGAGATGGTTCAGTAATTTCTGAATTTGCAGGTAAAGTATTGGTTAAGGGTGAGCCTGATGGCTCTTCTTTCCCCAATGGGGGCATCCGTTCTACCTTTGAAGCTCGTGGTTATACAGCTTGGGATGTCACCAGCCCCGCCTATGTGATGGAAACTGACAATGGTGTAACTCTCTGTATTCCCACTGTATTTATTTCTTGGACAGGAGAGGCACTAGATAAAAAAACTCCCCTATTGCGTTCTAATCGAGCCCTTAATAAAGCCGGTCAAAGGGTATTAAAACTCTTAGGACACGATAAAATCGCCCCCATTAGCTCTAGTTGTGGAGCAGAACAAGAATACTTCTTGGTGGACTCTAATTTTGCCCACAGCCGTCCTGATTTACTCCTCGCTGGACGTACTTTATTCGGGCGCCCTCCAGCCAAAGGTCAAGAATTTGATGATCATTATTTTGGGGCAATTCCTGAACGGGTACAAGTGTTCATGCAAGACGTGGAAGAATCCATGTATCGCTTAGGGATTCCTGCCAAAACTCGCCATAATGAGGTAGCTCCCGGACAATTTGAATTAGCTCCGTTTTTCGAGTCTGCCAACGTAGCCACAGACCATCAACAGTTAACCATGACCATTTTAAGAAAAATGGCAAAAAAACATGGTTTTATCTGTTTACTACACGAAAAACCCTTTGCCGGTATTAATGGTTCTGGTAAGCACGTTAACTGGTCAGTAGGTAATGCTACCCAAGGGAATTTATTAGACCCCGGTGACACTCCCCACGCTAATGCTCAATTTTTGGTCTTCTGTGGTGCCATCATTCGAGGAGTACATAAATATGGTAAGCTCTTACGCGCTGTGGTAGCTACCGCTAGTAATGACCACCGCTTAGGTGCCAATGAAGCGCCCCCCGCCATCATGTCAGTGTATTTAGGTTCTCAGTTAGAAGATGTTTATGAACAAATCCGCCAAGGTGAAATTACTGGGTCGAAGGGCGCTGGAGTAATGAATATTGGTATCGATACTTTACCCGAATTTCCCAAAGATCCGGGCGATCGCAATCGTACTTCTCCTTTTGCTTTTACGGGCAATCGTTTCGAGTTTCGTGCCGTCGGTTCAGGTCAATCCGTAGCTGGTCCTTTAGTGGCAATGAATACTATTTTAGCTGACTCTTTAGGTTGGGTAGCTGATCAGTTAGAAGCCAAACTCGCTGAAGGAGTAGATTTGAATGTTGCCATTCAAGCAGTGCTAAAAGAAATCATGGAGAAACATGGTAACGCTGTTTTTGGTGGTAATGGTTATTCCCCTGAATGGCATAAAATGGCAGTGGAAGAAAGAGGATTGGCGAATTTACCCACTACAGCCGATGCTTTACCTTGCTTGAGAACTAAGGAAATTGAAGAATTATTTGAGCGTACTGGTGTACTATCCCCTGTGGAATTAGAAAGCCGTTTTGAAGTGTATGGTGAGCAGTACATTCTTTCTTTAGAAGTGGAAGCAAAATTAGTGATCAGTATGGCAAAAACCATCATCTACCCCGCCGCCGTTAGTTATTTAGAAAAATTAACTTCAACTGTAGCAAGTTTAAAAGGCATTGGTATTCAGTTAGATACAGAAAGCATTAGAAAAGTAGCTGATTTGACTAACGGTATGATGGCTGAAGTCAACAAATTGAGTGATGCTTTAGCTAAACATGATTTTCCTGATACTGAAGCAAAAATGAAGTATTTTGCTCAAAATGTTTTACCGATTATGGGTGAAGTGCGCAAATTTGCTGACGGTTTAGAAGGTGAAATTGCTGATGAGTTATGGTCTTTACCTACTTATCAAGAAATGTTATTTATTAAATAG
- a CDS encoding DUF370 domain-containing protein, translating to MDVTLVNIGFGNIVSANRVIAIVSPESAPVKRVISEAKENKRLVDATYGRRTRAVIITDSNHVILSAIQPETVAQRFNIK from the coding sequence ATGGATGTAACATTAGTCAATATCGGTTTTGGTAACATAGTCTCTGCCAATCGAGTCATCGCCATTGTCTCCCCTGAGTCAGCGCCCGTCAAACGGGTAATCAGTGAGGCAAAAGAAAATAAACGATTAGTTGACGCTACCTATGGAAGGCGCACTAGGGCAGTGATTATTACCGACTCCAATCATGTTATTTTATCCGCTATTCAACCAGAAACCGTTGCCCAACGTTTCAATATTAAATAG
- the sat gene encoding sulfate adenylyltransferase — protein MSKSQETIPAHGGQLINRLATVGERDEFMAQADKMPRVTLDERAFSDLVMIAIGGFSPLHGFMAQADYENVVDNMRLANGLPWAVPVTLSVTAEVAAPLTEGSWIRLDDNNGRFVGVLELTQKYRYNKTHEAVKVYRTDEEKHPGVKVVYEQGEINLAGPIWLLQRDPHPLFPKYQIDPAESRQLFVERGWKTVVGFQTRNPIHRAHEYIQKCALETVDGLFLHPLVGATKSDDIPADVRMNCYEIMVDKYFPQNRVILAINPSAMRYAGPREAIFHALIRKNYGCTHFIVGRDHAGVGDYYGTYDAQLIFDEFEPAELGITPMKFEHAFYCLRTEQMATSKTSPSTPEERVHLSGTKVREMLRRGELPPPQFSRPEVAAELAKAMHN, from the coding sequence ATGAGTAAAAGTCAAGAAACTATCCCAGCGCACGGTGGACAACTCATAAATCGTCTTGCTACCGTAGGGGAAAGGGATGAATTTATGGCACAAGCCGACAAAATGCCTAGAGTAACCCTAGATGAGCGTGCCTTTTCTGACCTTGTCATGATTGCCATTGGTGGTTTTAGCCCTCTACACGGCTTTATGGCACAAGCAGACTATGAAAACGTGGTGGATAATATGCGCCTAGCTAATGGCTTACCTTGGGCAGTGCCTGTCACCTTATCCGTTACCGCAGAAGTGGCAGCGCCCCTCACCGAAGGCAGTTGGATTCGCTTAGATGATAATAATGGTAGATTTGTGGGCGTATTAGAATTAACCCAAAAATACCGCTACAACAAAACCCACGAAGCCGTTAAAGTCTATCGCACCGATGAAGAAAAACATCCGGGCGTTAAGGTAGTATATGAACAGGGCGAAATTAACCTCGCTGGACCTATTTGGTTACTACAAAGAGACCCTCATCCCTTATTCCCTAAATATCAAATCGATCCAGCCGAATCTCGTCAATTATTTGTAGAAAGAGGCTGGAAAACCGTGGTTGGTTTTCAAACCCGTAACCCCATTCACCGCGCCCATGAATACATCCAAAAATGCGCTTTAGAAACGGTAGATGGTTTATTTCTGCATCCGTTGGTGGGTGCTACTAAAAGCGATGACATCCCCGCTGATGTAAGAATGAACTGTTATGAAATTATGGTGGATAAATACTTCCCTCAAAATAGAGTTATTCTCGCCATTAACCCTTCTGCTATGCGCTACGCTGGTCCCCGTGAAGCCATTTTCCATGCCTTAATACGGAAAAACTACGGATGTACTCATTTTATTGTCGGTCGTGATCATGCCGGAGTAGGTGACTATTATGGTACTTATGATGCACAATTAATTTTTGATGAGTTTGAACCAGCAGAATTAGGTATCACCCCCATGAAATTTGAACACGCCTTCTACTGCTTGCGCACCGAACAAATGGCAACATCAAAAACTAGCCCTTCTACCCCAGAAGAAAGAGTGCATTTATCAGGCACAAAAGTGAGAGAAATGTTAAGACGTGGTGAATTACCTCCCCCGCAGTTTTCTCGCCCTGAAGTAGCCGCCGAATTAGCCAAAGCTATGCACAATTAA
- a CDS encoding NYN domain-containing protein: protein MNSFNLNNGKYSINNNYNNFDSLEREIDSEEEREININNIPTLNPRPQLIPRPEYNPDERAPNTTIIAPNSEINHTNHYNYVNNVNHSSSQKRLRDRISIFVDGNNMFYAQQKNGWFFDPRKVIDYFSEESGFMLINAFWYTGLKDSQDQRGFRDALISLGYTVRTKILKEYYDDSSGRFSQKANLDIEIVVDMFNTVDQYDRVVLFSGDGDFERAIELLRSKNTHITVVSTEGMIARELRNATDRYLDLNEIRNCIEKKDF from the coding sequence ATGAATAGTTTTAACTTAAATAATGGCAAATATAGTATTAATAATAACTATAATAATTTTGATAGCTTAGAACGGGAAATAGATTCAGAAGAAGAGAGGGAAATAAATATTAATAATATTCCCACTTTAAATCCTCGACCTCAATTAATTCCCCGCCCAGAGTATAATCCTGATGAGCGCGCGCCCAATACAACTATTATTGCTCCCAATTCTGAAATTAATCATACGAATCATTACAACTATGTCAATAACGTTAATCATAGTAGTAGTCAAAAACGTTTAAGAGATCGCATTTCCATTTTTGTGGACGGTAATAATATGTTTTATGCCCAACAAAAAAACGGCTGGTTTTTTGATCCTCGTAAAGTAATTGATTATTTTTCTGAAGAATCAGGTTTTATGCTCATCAATGCTTTTTGGTACACCGGTTTAAAAGATTCTCAAGATCAAAGGGGATTTCGAGATGCGCTGATTAGTTTGGGTTATACAGTTAGAACAAAAATACTAAAAGAGTATTATGATGATAGTTCGGGACGGTTTTCACAGAAAGCCAATTTAGATATTGAAATAGTGGTGGATATGTTTAACACAGTAGATCAATATGATCGAGTGGTCTTATTTAGCGGTGATGGGGATTTTGAGCGCGCTATTGAGTTACTGAGGTCAAAAAATACTCATATTACCGTGGTTTCTACGGAGGGGATGATCGCACGAGAGTTACGCAATGCCACAGATCGTTATTTAGATTTAAACGAAATCCGTAATTGTATTGAGAAGAAGGACTTTTAA
- the folP gene encoding dihydropteroate synthase, translating to MTDFSLNIKNYRFNWGQRTYIMGILNVTPDSFSDGGDYQQINQAVKQALYMIENGADIIDIGGQSTRPGALQISLEEELQRVIPVIEAIRAKSDHPISIDTTRVAVAREAMAKGADFINDISGGTFEPKMFDFVAESGKPIILMHLRGNPQTMQSLTDYNDLMGEIKEFFTIQINYAFSKGVSSRQIILDPGIGFAKNYQQNITILQNIDQLKTLGFPLLIGTSRKSFIGEILQEKDPKKRVWGTGATCYHAIVKGADILRVHDVAEMSQVAKVADILNR from the coding sequence ATGACTGATTTTAGTCTAAATATTAAAAATTATCGCTTTAATTGGGGGCAACGTACCTATATCATGGGTATTCTTAATGTTACTCCCGATAGCTTTAGTGATGGCGGTGATTATCAACAAATTAATCAAGCGGTAAAACAAGCTCTCTATATGATAGAAAACGGGGCTGATATAATTGATATTGGTGGACAATCCACTCGCCCCGGCGCCCTCCAAATTAGCCTAGAAGAAGAGTTACAAAGAGTAATCCCTGTTATCGAAGCCATCCGAGCGAAATCGGACCATCCCATTTCTATTGATACTACTCGGGTAGCAGTGGCAAGGGAAGCGATGGCGAAGGGCGCTGATTTTATTAATGATATATCTGGTGGTACATTTGAACCAAAAATGTTTGATTTTGTTGCTGAATCGGGCAAACCAATTATTTTAATGCACCTGCGTGGTAATCCTCAAACCATGCAATCTTTGACGGATTATAATGATTTAATGGGCGAAATTAAAGAGTTTTTTACTATTCAAATCAATTATGCTTTTAGTAAAGGAGTTTCATCCCGACAAATTATTTTAGACCCCGGTATTGGCTTTGCTAAAAATTACCAACAAAATATTACAATTTTACAAAATATTGACCAGTTAAAAACCTTAGGTTTTCCGTTACTAATTGGTACTTCTCGTAAAAGTTTTATCGGGGAAATATTACAAGAAAAAGACCCAAAGAAAAGGGTTTGGGGAACGGGAGCTACTTGTTATCATGCTATTGTGAAGGGCGCTGATATTTTGCGAGTCCATGACGTTGCGGAAATGTCTCAAGTTGCTAAAGTAGCTGATATACTAAATCGATAA
- a CDS encoding HEAT repeat domain-containing protein: MKLLTLLILIFIQRPSPLAIAQNTAPLTPSTQEKIILYDENMQKGYEATRNKEYGRALEYFNTALSHRPDDFYAQQAINNIQNILARSNSNDLLENNSLFTILLIGVIFLIILMAVTLIIISLRLINLSDNKKIKYRERKTESLSSSSVIKLTNKSTQLASSSGQLVQRIKPELEENIDHSDETKNLIRQLLQVNGNDRNKIIWRLATGADSRAIQPLLDIMAKGNSREKALILEAISQIAFNTLKPINEALIISLQDEQGEVRKNAIRDITKLYELVTQIQPLILQTAHHDPDPEVKEVAHLSLQQLGFINQVFQQNNLNYQQEIEATLIDDQKEKG; the protein is encoded by the coding sequence ATGAAATTACTTACCCTACTAATCTTAATATTCATCCAGCGCCCGTCACCGTTAGCCATAGCCCAAAATACGGCACCTCTAACCCCGTCAACTCAGGAAAAAATCATCCTTTATGATGAAAATATGCAAAAAGGTTATGAAGCAACGAGGAATAAAGAATACGGGAGGGCGCTGGAATACTTCAATACCGCTTTAAGTCATCGCCCTGATGATTTTTATGCCCAACAAGCTATTAATAATATTCAAAATATTTTAGCTCGAAGTAATTCTAATGATTTATTAGAAAATAATTCTCTTTTTACCATTTTATTAATAGGGGTAATTTTCTTAATTATTTTAATGGCAGTTACTTTGATAATTATTAGTTTAAGGTTAATTAACTTATCTGACAATAAAAAAATAAAATATCGAGAAAGAAAAACAGAATCTCTATCTTCTTCTTCTGTGATTAAACTTACTAATAAATCTACTCAATTAGCATCTTCTTCAGGTCAATTAGTCCAAAGAATTAAGCCAGAATTAGAAGAAAATATCGATCATTCTGACGAAACTAAAAACCTAATTAGACAACTGTTACAAGTCAACGGTAATGACCGAAATAAGATAATTTGGCGTTTGGCGACGGGCGCTGATTCTCGCGCTATTCAACCGTTATTGGATATTATGGCTAAAGGTAACTCAAGGGAAAAAGCTCTAATTTTAGAAGCCATTTCTCAAATTGCTTTTAATACTTTAAAACCAATTAATGAAGCGTTAATTATTTCCTTACAAGATGAACAAGGGGAGGTTAGAAAAAATGCTATTCGAGATATTACAAAATTGTATGAATTAGTAACCCAAATACAGCCCCTAATTTTACAAACTGCACACCATGATCCAGACCCTGAAGTGAAAGAAGTTGCCCATTTATCATTACAACAATTAGGTTTCATTAACCAAGTTTTTCAACAAAATAATCTTAATTATCAACAGGAAATAGAAGCTACTTTAATTGATGATCAAAAAGAAAAAGGCTAA
- a CDS encoding Uma2 family endonuclease, which translates to MTTLTIDCQSLNISNEQFYQLCLNNRNLKFEKNYQGELLIMTPVGDISSNRNAGIIAQLWLWNNQDKSGIVFDSSAGFILPNNAIRSPDVSWIPLAKWRLIPDMEKEKFAHICPDFIIELMSPSDNLKTTQDKMKEYMDNGTKLGWLINCKNQQVEIYRENQTTEILDHPQTLSGEKVLINFTLDLELIW; encoded by the coding sequence ATGACAACCTTAACTATTGACTGCCAATCTTTAAATATTAGTAATGAGCAATTTTACCAATTATGCCTTAATAATCGTAATCTTAAATTTGAAAAAAACTATCAAGGAGAATTATTAATTATGACTCCAGTGGGAGATATAAGCAGTAATCGAAATGCCGGAATTATTGCTCAATTATGGTTATGGAATAATCAAGATAAATCAGGTATCGTTTTTGACTCTTCTGCTGGTTTTATATTACCAAATAATGCCATTAGATCACCAGATGTCTCTTGGATTCCCTTAGCTAAATGGCGGTTAATTCCTGACATGGAAAAAGAAAAATTTGCTCATATTTGTCCTGACTTTATCATCGAATTGATGTCTCCTAGTGATAACCTCAAAACTACTCAAGATAAGATGAAAGAATATATGGACAATGGCACTAAATTAGGTTGGTTAATTAATTGTAAAAATCAGCAAGTTGAAATCTATCGAGAGAATCAAACTACAGAGATTTTAGATCATCCTCAAACTTTATCAGGAGAAAAAGTCTTAATTAATTTTACTTTAGATTTAGAATTAATTTGGTAG
- a CDS encoding sulfurtransferase, protein MSHHQSLVSAEWLKDNLDNPDVKIIDCRFRLPDANWGYQHYSHSHIKNAYYLDLNNDLSGCVSTHGGRHPLPDCQLLAKKFEGIGIVKNLTTVVVYDDSRFAFSARLWWLLRYLGHQKVFLLDGGWQGWQTLAYPCDNVTPPSSKGDFSPSPNADWLVDKVTVEKAQSIENIGIIDARAPARYGGEVEPIDPIAGSIPTALNLFWQENSTAEGFLKSPSELAQIWQPYESYQELILYCGSGVTACVNFFVLEQLGYGNCKLYTGGWSDWCSYLVPQS, encoded by the coding sequence ATGAGTCACCATCAGAGCTTAGTCTCGGCAGAATGGCTCAAAGATAACCTTGATAATCCTGATGTGAAAATCATTGATTGTCGGTTTCGTCTCCCAGATGCAAACTGGGGTTATCAACATTATTCCCATAGCCATATCAAAAATGCTTATTATTTAGATTTGAATAATGACCTTTCTGGTTGTGTTTCTACCCACGGGGGAAGGCATCCTCTCCCAGACTGCCAGTTATTAGCTAAAAAATTCGAGGGTATTGGTATCGTCAAAAATCTTACCACTGTGGTAGTTTATGATGATTCTCGTTTTGCTTTCAGCGCCCGTCTCTGGTGGCTATTACGTTATTTAGGACACCAAAAAGTATTTCTCCTTGATGGCGGTTGGCAGGGTTGGCAAACACTGGCTTATCCTTGTGATAATGTTACCCCCCCATCTTCCAAAGGAGATTTTTCCCCTAGCCCTAATGCTGATTGGCTGGTGGATAAAGTAACAGTAGAAAAGGCTCAAAGCATTGAAAACATTGGGATTATTGATGCGCGCGCCCCTGCACGCTATGGGGGGGAAGTTGAACCAATTGATCCTATTGCTGGAAGTATTCCCACGGCTTTGAATTTGTTTTGGCAGGAAAATAGCACTGCTGAGGGCTTTTTAAAATCCCCTTCGGAATTAGCACAAATTTGGCAACCTTATGAATCTTATCAAGAATTAATTCTCTATTGTGGTTCTGGGGTGACGGCTTGTGTTAATTTTTTTGTCCTTGAGCAACTTGGCTACGGTAATTGTAAATTATATACTGGTGGTTGGAGTGATTGGTGTTCTTATTTAGTTCCTCAATCTTAA